The DNA window GCAGGACGCCATGCAGAAGGTGTCCACGTCGCCGACGTTCAACGTCTTCATGGTGGCGCTGCTCGTCTTCTTCGCCTTCAACCTGTTCGGCCTGTTCGAGATCCGGATGCCGAACCGGTTGATCTCGAAGACGTCGCAGAAGGAGGCGGAGCTGTCGAGCGACGCGGGCTCGCTGCGAAGGCAGGTCGCGGGCGTCTTCTTCATGGCCGTGACGTTCACGCTCGTCTCCTTCACCTGCACGCTCGGCTTCCTCGGGATGCTGTTCGGCCTCATCGCCACCGGGCAGTGGTACTACGCGATCGTCGGCATGGTCGGCTTCGCGCTCGGCTTCGCGCTCCCGTTCTTCTTCCTCGCCGTGTTCCCGAAAATGGCGTCGCATCTTCAGGGCAAGGGCGGCGACTGGATGGTGGCGCTCAAGGTGACGCTCGGGTTCCTCGAGCTCGCCTTCATGTTCAAGTTCCTCTCGAACCTGGATCTCTTCTACGAGTGGGGGCTCGTCACGCGGCCGCTCGTCCTCGCGGTCTGGGGCGGGCTCGCCGCGCTCGCCGCGCTCTACCTGCTGCGCGTCTTCGCCCTGCCCCACAACGACACCGACGCCAAGCACGTCGGGCCGATCCGGATGACGTTCGCACTCGTCTTCGCCGTCTACGCGGCGGTCTTCTTCTACGGCATGACCCACACCAAGCCGGTGGGCGGCATGGTCGACGGCTGGCTCCCCCCCGCCATCTACCCCGGCCAGGAGATCGCGGAGGCGGGCGGCAGCGCCGACGCCGGCGGCCACCTGTCGTGGATCCAGGACGACCTCGCCAAGGGGTACGAGGTTGCGAAGCGGGAGGGCAAGCCGCTGTTCGTCGACTTCACCGGCCAGCAGTGCACGAACTGCCGCTGGATGGAGTCGAACGTCTTCCCGAAGCCGGAGGTCGTGAAGCGGCTCGAGCGGATGGCGCGCGTCCAGTGCTACACCGACGGCGGCAGGGAGATCCACGACGCGCAGCGCGATCTCCAGCTCGAGCGGTTCAAGACCGCGGCGCTGCCGTTCTACGCGATCATCGACCCGTTCACCGACACGGTGCTCGCCGTGCACCCGGACATGACGAAGGATGTCGCGAAGTACGTCGCGTTCCTCGACGCCGGGCTCGCGGGGTTCGAGAAGGCGCAGGCGGAGAGGAAAAAGGAAGAGACGAAAGCGACAGAAGAGACAGAAGCGACCCAAGGGCCGGAAGTGAAGGTGGACGGAACGCCGGTCGACTTCGCGTTTAGGGACCTGAGCACGAAGAAGGAGCTCAAGCTGTCCAGCCTTCGCGGCGAGTGGGTGCTCGTCAACTTCTGGGCGTCCTGGTGCGCGCCGTGCAAGAAGGAGCTCGTCGAGGAGTTCCCGCCCGCGCTGGCGGCCGCGCCGAACGTGAAGTTCGTCACCGTCGCCTTCGACGGCGAGGAGACCGCCCCGGAAGCGATGAAGTTCGCGAAGGAGGCCGATCTGCTCAAGTACCCGCTGCTCCAGGGCGGCGAGGACATCGAGGAGGCGGGGCTGGCGGCCGCGTTCGACGTCACGCCCAACCTGCCGATCACCTACCTGATCCACCCGAAGGGGCACATCGCGTGGATGCAGAAGGCGTCGATCACGAAGGAGCTGCTCGCCGCGCTCCTCGCGAAGACCAAGCCCTAGCCCGTCTCGATGCTTCCATCCATTTTGCGGTTCGGCGCGTACTCCCTATAATGTCCTGACCCTTTTTCAGGAGCGAGAGATGCCGACAAGACTCATCCAGTGCACCGCGTCCGCCTTGGCCCTGTTCCTCGCATCCGCCGCGGCGTCGGCGCTGGCGCCCCCGCAGCAGGCGGCGCCCGCGGACAAGAGCGTGGTCATACCCGACTCGCGCGGGTGGACCGTCGACCAGGCGATCGTCAACCTCCGGTCGTCGGACAAGGGCCTGCGCCTCGCCGGGCTGTACCGGCTGTTCAAGGAGCCCGGGCCGGGCATCCAGAAGTGGATCGCGGAGGCGGCGCAGTACGATCCGGAGCCGCGCATCCGCTACGAGGCGGTCAAGGCGCTGCAGGCGCGCAACGAGCCGGAGAGCCTCCCGATCCTGATGCACATCGCCGAGACCGACAAGGACGACCGGGTGCGCACGGCGGCCCGGATCGCCTCGGGGGTTGGCGGGCCCGCGGGTGGGCAACCCGTCGCGCCGGCGCCGCCTCCGGAGGCCGGCGCCCAGCCGACGCCCCCGCCCGCGAAGCGCTACGACGCGGCCGGCAACGAGCTGCCGCCGGGGTACCTCGACGGCGATCCGGCTGGCGGCCAGGCGGGGTTCGGAGGCGGCGGAGAGGTCCCGTGGGGCGAGGACGTGGACCCCGAGGAGGTCGGCAAGTCGACGGGCGGCACAGCGCGCGCCCACTCGGGCTTCCTGCCGCAGCTCGGCTTCGACGGCGCCATGGGGAGCCCGCGCGACACGTTGAACCGCTCGGACGTCGGCCTCCAGCTCGGGTTCGGCTACGGCCGCTTCGACGGCACGGTGCACATGGACGCCGCCGCCGGCATCGACTCTGCCGAGTCGCGCGGCGTGAACCGGTTCACGTTCACGGACTTCAGCATGACGATCCTCGGCCACTGGTCGCCGGGCAAGTACTTCGAGGTCGGCCTGAGCGCCGAGGTGCTGACGGTCGAGAAGCTGGAGCACCAGCAGCGCTGGGAGCGCATGGGCTCGGACGACAACTGGGAGATGGTCGGCTACTGGGAGGACGCCCCCGACGGGTACTACTCCGTGGACGAGCCCGAGCAGCTCGGCCTCATCTACCAGGACTCGAGCCACAAGAGCGCCGCGTTCGGCCTGGTGTCGCTCGACCTGAAGAGCATCTTCCTGCAGAGAGACGTCGTCCGCGCCGGGATCGTGGCGCGCGTCACCTTCCCGACCCACATGGGCGCGCGGTTCGATGAGGGGCTCGGGGCGGCGGACCTGTACCTGCCCGGCTCCAGCGGCATCGATCCGAAGACCGGCCACTTCACCGACGAGGGGACCGTCTGGGGCATCGAGCCGGGCGTCGTCGCGAGCGTCGCGCCGGTCGAGCACCTGACCATCTACGCGGACCTCACGTTCGCGATGGCGTTCCTCAAGTACAACGTCGTGGAGAAGGACCTGAGCAACAGCGACACGCTGGAGAACAAGACGACCAACCTCTTCTTCATCCCGCACTTCGGCGCGCAGTACAGGATCCTCGACGACAAGCTCGGCTTCCAGGTAGCGTTCTCGCCCGTCGCTTTCGTCGGCAAGGGAGGCGAGACCGGGTTGGCGGCGTTCGCCATCGTGCCCGGCGTCTCGACGCGGCTCGCCGAGCACCTGAACCTGTCGCTCACGGTCGACATCGACGTCGGCGCGAACGCTGCCCACCCGTTCGAGAGCCCGCGCCTCCTCTCCGACACGGACGCGCAGCTCTCGGAGCCCACGCCCTGCGGCGTCGGCCGACAGGTGGGCCTGGCGCTCCAGGCGGCCTGGGAGTTCTAGGCGGGCCGACCTCTCCGACTAATCCCCTCTTAAGAAATCCCTCCCCCGGCCGATAGGATGAGCATGACCGCCATCGCCGCAAGAGGCCATGTCGACGCCGTGCCGATCGTGCTGTGCATCAGCGAGGACAAGGCGTTCATCAACACGGCGCGGGTGAGCCTCGGGCAGGCCGGGTTCGTCGTCGTCACGTCGCGCAACTCCTCGGACGCGCTCGACCTCACCGCGAGCCAGGAGATCGACGCGATCATCTGCGACTACGGACTGTCCCAGCTCGACGGGATCAGCCTCTTCGAGCGGCTCAAGAAGGCACGGGGCGGCGCGACGCCGCCCACGCTCATCGTGAACGATACCTACGCCGCGCCGCTCCTCGCACGGTGCGTCGCCGCCGGCGCGGTCGGCCTGCAAGCGAAGGGCGAGTCCCCGGAGATGCTCGTCGAGCGCGCGATCTCCATGATCGCCGACGACGCGAAGCGGAAGCACGTCGAGAGCTCGGCGCTGCGCCGCGCCGTCCAGGGCGGGACGGATCCCCTGACGCACGTCGCGAGTAGGACCCACTTCACGCGGCGGCTCTCGGCCGAGTCGGCGGCCTCTTACCGTGACGGCAACCACCTCTCCGTCGTCGTGCTCTCCGTCGACAGGTACGCCAACACCGCGGAGCGGCACGGCGCGCAGCTGGCCGAGAGCCTGCTCGCCCAGACCGCGCGCCTGATCGAGGGAGATCTGCGGAGCCGCGACTGCGTCGGGCGCTACTCGGATCACGCGTTCGGCCTCGTCCTCCCCGAGACGCCGCTCGCCGCCGCCGCCGCCGTCGCGAGCCGCCTGCGGCGCGCCATCGCCGGCGTCGAGCTCGGGGACCTCGATCACCCGATCGCGGTCACGATGAGCGCCGGCGTCGCCTCCCGCCCGGTGGGCGTCCGCGCCAAGCCCGAGGAGCTGATGGAGCAGGCGCTGAAGAACTGCGCCGCCGCGGCGCACATGGGTGGCGATCGCGTCGTGGCCGACTCCGCGCTCACCGGGAAGCCGATCGCCCTGCTCATGGGACCTCAGGGCGACGAGGACACGGGCGCGCTCGCCGCGAGGCTCTCCCGCCGCGGCCTCGAGGTGCGAAGCGCGGCGACCGCCGAGGAGGCGCGCCGCGTCATGGCCGACGTCCCGGCCGCGCTGCTCTGCGCCGTCCACTCGCCTTTGAACAGCGACGCGGCGGAGCTCCTCGTCTGGGCGCGCGCCAAGTTCCCCTCGACGCGCCGCGTGCTCGTCTCCTCGGGCACGGAGCCGGCTCTCATGCTCCGGATGGTGAACGAGGCGGCGATCGACTACCTCGTCCTGCACCCGTGTCCCGAGGAGCGCATCGACGCGCTCGTCAACGAGCTGATTTGCGCGTGACCACCCCGCCGCGCTCCGTCGCGCGCCGCTCGACCTCGGCGAGCAGCCCGTCGAACTCGCGGAACCAGGCGGCGCTCACCCACAGCGGCCTGCCGCCGTCGGCGGGGACGACGCGCACGGCGCCGACCCCGAGCGGGGTCGTCTCGACGACGACGACCGCGTCCTCGAGATCGACCGCCCGGCGCCACGCCCCGACCCGGAGCGCGACCCGCCCGCCGTCGATCGTGACGCGCATGGCCGCGACGGTCGTGTTCAACGCGACGAACAGCGCGCACACGCCGCCGCCGACGAGGAGGAGCGTCCACGGGATCGGCTCGCCGAGGTGCTCGAGCAGCAGCGTGACCCCGACGAGCAGCGCGAGCACGAACAGGAACATGACGCTCAGGATGTGGAACGACCACCGGATCAGCGGCGAAGGGCGATAGGCGAGCAACTAGCGACCCGCGAGTTGCTCGAGGGTGTGGAGCTCCAACTTCGAGTCCGAGGTCACGGACAAGAGCTCCCCGCTCCCGAGCGGGGCGAACGGCGCCGGGGGAGCGCCGATCGCGCCGGAGACGACCACGACGCAGCGGACCTCCTCGTGATCCAGGCCGCCGCCGCCGGGCGACACCTCGCGCGAGTTGCGGCAGAGCCTGCAGCTCCGGATGCCCTCGACGAGGGCGTAGCTCGGCGTCACGCCGCGCCCGACCGCGACGAGGCTGTAGCCGTCCGAGACGACCGCCGAGAAGTCCGACGGCCGGTGCCCGGCGGCCTCCGCGAAAGCGTCGACGGCGGCGATCGCCTGGCCGAGCGCGCGCCGGATCTCCGCCGTCCCGACGTTGCTGCGCCCGATCTGCCCGGCGTCGAAGAGGAACGAGAGGAACAGGTGGAAGAAGTGCTCCTCCGGGGTGTCGCCGCGCATGCCGCGGCGGATGAACGGGGGCATCGCGTCGACGACGCTCTTGCCGAAGTCGGCGAACCCGGCGATCTCGCCCGTCCTGGCCATGAGCCAGTCCTGGAAGCGGAACGGCTGGACGTCCTCGCAGCGCGAGTCCTTCGAGCCCCTCACGGGCCCGGTGTGGAGCACGAGCAGCTCCGCCTCGAGGCCGGCCAGCTCGCGCGCGACCTCGAGCGGGCGGCCCCGCTCGCGCGGCGCGACCCGCGCGAGGAGCTCGCCGGAGTCGTAGTAGCCGAGCCCGAAGACGCCATCGCCGGCGAGAGGAGGGAACGTGAGCGCTTCCGCGTGCTGCGCCAGCGCGCAACCCGCGTGCTTCTTGGAGTTCGTGGAGAGCGCGACGATTCGAGACATGGGCGCCACCTTGTTCCGCCCTGTATACTCTGAACATCGGAGGGCGCGCAAGACGACGCGCGCCTCCGCCCGGGCGCGTTTCGTCGGTTCTCCTGTTGACACACGCCGGGGGCGGTGCGTATCTGTGAAAACCCGCGCTTGGGGAGGTGCCATGGCGCTGACCATCGACTTCGGCTATTCGGACACGACCGCCTCTTGGAACGACGCCCGCCTGGCGTTCCTGTTCGCCGCCAAGGCGGATCCGAACGAGATCGGCAAG is part of the Pseudomonadota bacterium genome and encodes:
- a CDS encoding thioredoxin family protein, coding for MTRKPVREVAALAVAAVAAVLALAPSIGLGADARVKLEASFSPPAARVGEISVLAIEVGVPAGYHFYSMTEIKGGPLRMQVAVDDPALEPASEWFGPKPLVELDPNFKKNVEFHKGAITYRRAYRFAAAPAADGVPLTIRGQICDDKQCLPIKEKLVAKIAFEDGAARPERTPVQALPGEAFPTNRPEPAGAGEVTTLTGEKSVDDSGGALIFFLVAIGFGFLALGTPCVFPMIPITISFFSKFSEVSTKRSIGMAAVYALSIILVFTVLGIVLTAIFGQDAMQKVSTSPTFNVFMVALLVFFAFNLFGLFEIRMPNRLISKTSQKEAELSSDAGSLRRQVAGVFFMAVTFTLVSFTCTLGFLGMLFGLIATGQWYYAIVGMVGFALGFALPFFFLAVFPKMASHLQGKGGDWMVALKVTLGFLELAFMFKFLSNLDLFYEWGLVTRPLVLAVWGGLAALAALYLLRVFALPHNDTDAKHVGPIRMTFALVFAVYAAVFFYGMTHTKPVGGMVDGWLPPAIYPGQEIAEAGGSADAGGHLSWIQDDLAKGYEVAKREGKPLFVDFTGQQCTNCRWMESNVFPKPEVVKRLERMARVQCYTDGGREIHDAQRDLQLERFKTAALPFYAIIDPFTDTVLAVHPDMTKDVAKYVAFLDAGLAGFEKAQAERKKEETKATEETEATQGPEVKVDGTPVDFAFRDLSTKKELKLSSLRGEWVLVNFWASWCAPCKKELVEEFPPALAAAPNVKFVTVAFDGEETAPEAMKFAKEADLLKYPLLQGGEDIEEAGLAAAFDVTPNLPITYLIHPKGHIAWMQKASITKELLAALLAKTKP
- a CDS encoding HEAT repeat domain-containing protein: MPTRLIQCTASALALFLASAAASALAPPQQAAPADKSVVIPDSRGWTVDQAIVNLRSSDKGLRLAGLYRLFKEPGPGIQKWIAEAAQYDPEPRIRYEAVKALQARNEPESLPILMHIAETDKDDRVRTAARIASGVGGPAGGQPVAPAPPPEAGAQPTPPPAKRYDAAGNELPPGYLDGDPAGGQAGFGGGGEVPWGEDVDPEEVGKSTGGTARAHSGFLPQLGFDGAMGSPRDTLNRSDVGLQLGFGYGRFDGTVHMDAAAGIDSAESRGVNRFTFTDFSMTILGHWSPGKYFEVGLSAEVLTVEKLEHQQRWERMGSDDNWEMVGYWEDAPDGYYSVDEPEQLGLIYQDSSHKSAAFGLVSLDLKSIFLQRDVVRAGIVARVTFPTHMGARFDEGLGAADLYLPGSSGIDPKTGHFTDEGTVWGIEPGVVASVAPVEHLTIYADLTFAMAFLKYNVVEKDLSNSDTLENKTTNLFFIPHFGAQYRILDDKLGFQVAFSPVAFVGKGGETGLAAFAIVPGVSTRLAEHLNLSLTVDIDVGANAAHPFESPRLLSDTDAQLSEPTPCGVGRQVGLALQAAWEF
- a CDS encoding diguanylate cyclase, which produces MTAIAARGHVDAVPIVLCISEDKAFINTARVSLGQAGFVVVTSRNSSDALDLTASQEIDAIICDYGLSQLDGISLFERLKKARGGATPPTLIVNDTYAAPLLARCVAAGAVGLQAKGESPEMLVERAISMIADDAKRKHVESSALRRAVQGGTDPLTHVASRTHFTRRLSAESAASYRDGNHLSVVVLSVDRYANTAERHGAQLAESLLAQTARLIEGDLRSRDCVGRYSDHAFGLVLPETPLAAAAAVASRLRRAIAGVELGDLDHPIAVTMSAGVASRPVGVRAKPEELMEQALKNCAAAAHMGGDRVVADSALTGKPIALLMGPQGDEDTGALAARLSRRGLEVRSAATAEEARRVMADVPAALLCAVHSPLNSDAAELLVWARAKFPSTRRVLVSSGTEPALMLRMVNEAAIDYLVLHPCPEERIDALVNELICA